The uncultured Fusobacterium sp. DNA window CCTTCAGGTAGCACTTGTACAAAAGACAAGGAAACTTGTGGGATTGTTAATAATCCGCTAAATCATATTAAAAATGTAATTGGTATTATGAGTGGAAAAGGTGGAGTTGGAAAATCTACTGTAACTACTTTATTTGCTAAAGAACTAGCTAGAAGAGGATATAAAGTAGGAATAATGGATGCTGATATTACAGGACCTAGTATTCCTAGACTTATGGGAGTAACTGGACAAATGGCTATGGGAGATGGAACTAATATTATTCCTGTAACTTCTAAAGAAGGAATAAAAATTATATCTCTTAACCTATTATTACAAGATGAAAGTCAACCAGTAGTATGGAGAGGATCTCTTATCAGTAGTGCTGTAAAACAATTCTGGGAAGAAGTTCTTTGGGGAGAACTTGATTATCTTTTAATAGATATGCCTCCAGGAACAGGAGATGTTGCTTTAACTGTTATGCAATCTACACCTATTAATGGAGTAGTTATGGTATCTGTTCCTCAAGATATGGTATCTATGATTGTTGCTAAAGCAGTTAACATGACTAAAAAATTAAATGTTCCTGTTGTAGGAGTAGTTGAAAATATGAGTTATCTTATTTGTCCAGGATGTGAAACAAAAATTAGTTTCCATGAAGAGTCTGGAGCTCATGATTTCTTACAAGAGATGGGACTTCCTCTTTTAGGAGAACTTCCTATGACTAAAGGATTTGCTAGAATGACTAGAGGAGAAGAATCAGAAGAATCAACTAAACTATTTGCTCCTATAACTGATAAAATTTTAGCTGAAATTTCAAAATTATAATTATAATATAAAAAGGTGCTGTTGCAAATTTCTTAAATTACAACAACACCTTTTTTAACTTATCTTAAAGTATATTTATATGGATTAAAAGCCACTTGAACTAACTTGAAATTTTGTATTCCAAAAGGTATCCCTATGATTGTACAACATTGAGTTATACCTATCAATATGTGAGATATTGCCAACCATATCCCAGCAAATATTATCCATAAAAAGGCACTTATAGGTCTTGCCGGCTCTCCAAAACTACTTTTTAATTGGACTTTTTTTCCAAAAGGTGTAAGGCAAGAACCTGCCATTTCAAAACATCCTCTAGCAAAGGGAATAGTTATTATAAATACAATACAAAGTACCCCTGCAATTACCCACTCTAACGCTAAAATTAATCCTCCAAAAAAAAGCCATATAATATTCATTAATGTACTCATTTTATCACCTCTATAACAATTTTTCTTTAAATATATTATAACATTTTATAGAAAAAATTTTATTTCTTTTATATGTAAAAAAAGACATACTTAAGTATGTCTTTATCTTCAATATGGCGGGAGTGACGAGGGTCGAACTCGCGACCTCATGCGTGACAGGCATGCGCT harbors:
- a CDS encoding Mrp/NBP35 family ATP-binding protein, whose translation is MSNCSTCPSGSTCTKDKETCGIVNNPLNHIKNVIGIMSGKGGVGKSTVTTLFAKELARRGYKVGIMDADITGPSIPRLMGVTGQMAMGDGTNIIPVTSKEGIKIISLNLLLQDESQPVVWRGSLISSAVKQFWEEVLWGELDYLLIDMPPGTGDVALTVMQSTPINGVVMVSVPQDMVSMIVAKAVNMTKKLNVPVVGVVENMSYLICPGCETKISFHEESGAHDFLQEMGLPLLGELPMTKGFARMTRGEESEESTKLFAPITDKILAEISKL
- a CDS encoding YccF domain-containing protein, which codes for MSTLMNIIWLFFGGLILALEWVIAGVLCIVFIITIPFARGCFEMAGSCLTPFGKKVQLKSSFGEPARPISAFLWIIFAGIWLAISHILIGITQCCTIIGIPFGIQNFKLVQVAFNPYKYTLR